One window of the Microplitis demolitor isolate Queensland-Clemson2020A chromosome 10, iyMicDemo2.1a, whole genome shotgun sequence genome contains the following:
- the LOC128668805 gene encoding uncharacterized protein LOC128668805 — MTAEQIKALKTKRGNAKRSLTTYENFLKKFDPSKDFPILEKRYKEIETVRKLFEEYQLELEALLEESEELTAYRTEFENLYYETYAIATNLLSEQRKRDTSLVSSPTTSSPSATSSSSLSVSQGVVSSIAAQLVNAVPIPSVAISPSNQSAVLSTPTPVNINFTAPHAFNYPMSMLPALPTITLPTFSGSFDTWLGFYDLFNSLVNEDHNIPPIRKLIYLKGCLTGEAANVISSLETSSQNYEVAWGLLKERYDDRRFIRDSYIKSLLDTPPISKESSI; from the coding sequence atgactGCTGAACAAATTAAAGCGTTAAAAACTAAGCGCGGTAATGCCAAGCGATCGTTAACGACATATGAAAACTTTCTAAAGAAATTTGATCCGTCGAAAGATTTTCCAATCCTTGAGAAGCGGTATAAAGAAATTGAGACGGTTCGgaaattatttgaagaatATCAACTTGAATTAGAGGCACTTCTTGAGGAGTCTGAAGAATTAACCGCATATCGCACCGAATTCGAAAATCTATATTATGAAACTTACGCAATCGCGACGAACCTTCTTTCGGAACAACGCAAGCGAGACACTTCTTTGGTTTCGTCTCCAACAACCTCGAGTCCTTCTGCAACCTCCAGCTCGTCACTCTCGGTATCTCAAGGCGTTGTATCGTCAATTGCAGCTCAGCTTGTTAATGCCGTTCCTATCCCTTCTGTAGCTATCTCTCCTTCGAATCAATCGGCTGTGCTATCAACTCCCACACcggttaatattaattttaccgCACCTCATGCATTTAACTATCCTATGAGTATGTTACCTGCTTTACCGACCATCACTCTACCTACCTTTAGCGGGTCCTTTGACACTTGGTTGGGATTTTATGATCTGTTTAACTCGTTGGTCAACGAGGATCACAATATTCCACCTATACGAAAATTAATCTACCTAAAGGGTTGCTTAACTGGCGAAGCGGCCAACGTAATATCTTCTCTTGAAACTTCATCTCAAAACTACGAGGTAGCGTGGGGCTTATTAAAGGAACGGTACGATGACAGAAGATTTATACGGGACAGTTACATAAAATCTTTGCTGGACACTCCTCCAATCTCAAAGGAGTCTTCTATCTGA
- the LOC128668806 gene encoding uncharacterized protein LOC128668806, producing the protein MKQMLTFLTKRAQLEGSRAQAPAPPPNNSRQVPSNGRAQSRSQQSFAASTSQNRCLYCQGGDHYIYSCKGFAALSPFARYEAAKGSNLCTNCLRKGHHSSQCPSGKCQACGYRHHTLLHFDKSKPEMPPLNASATAFDMPKSTMNMHAQVSSEALLATAIVDLVNKQGKIRQCRVFLDAGSQAHFITEKAAKFLNLDKKAVNISVTGVDNTSTSVKHSARATLKSRHSKFQKTVEFLIVPQISQSMPSIAINITQLEIPKNISLADPEFYKPSEVDALIGVKLFYKLLSVGQISLKNHPDAVLHKTLLGWIVAGEINSNLSVSNVSCHLNLNSPSSDISLTRFWEVEEIPSVAILSSEEKACEEHYKLHTTRTVEGRYVVRLPFNSKKSRLGDSYSSALKRFFALERRFQRDHAIKHDYLEFLREDKELGHMSVSNDVCEDHLGFYLPHHAVLKDDSITTKIRVVFDGSAKTSTGISLNDTLMVGPQLQDSLFTILTRWRSHPYVLTADVEKMYR; encoded by the coding sequence ATGAAGCAGATGCTTACCTTTCTAACAAAGCGCGCTCAACTTGAAGGTTCTAGGGCTCAAGCACCTGCGCCTCCTCCAAATAATTCTAGGCAAGTGCCGTCAAACGGACGAGCTCAATCGCGTTCTCAGCAATCGTTCGCAGCTTCTACCTCTCAAAATCGCTGTCTCTATTGTCAAGGCGGcgatcattatatttattcgtgTAAGGGCTTCGCAGCTCTATCACCGTTTGCTCGCTATGAAGCGGCAAAGGGGTCTAATTTATGCACTAATTGTCTTCGTAAGGGTCATCACTCTTCACAGTGCCCTTCAGGAAAGTGTCAAGCGTGTGGTTATAGACATCATACTCTACTTCACTTCGATAAATCAAAACCTGAAATGCCGCCGTTGAATGCATCTGCGACGGCCTTCGATATGCCTAAATCGACTATGAATATGCACGCTCAGGTCTCATCTGAAGCGTTGCTAGCTACAGCTATTGTAGACCTTGTAAATAAGCAAGGAAAAATCAGGCAATGCCGAGTATTCCTGGATGCAGGATCTCAGGCGCACTTTATCACAGAAAAGGCTGCTAAGTTCTTAAATCTGGATAAAAAGGCGGTAAACATCTCAGTAACTGGGGTGGACAACACCTCTACAAGTGTCAAACACTCTGCTCGCGCCACTTTAAAATCGCGTCATagcaaatttcaaaaaactgttgaatttttaattgttcccCAGATCAGCCAGTCAATGCCATCCATTGCCATTAATATAACTCAGCTCGAAATACCTAAAAATATATCCCTCGCAGACCCAGAGTTCTATAAGCCGTCTGAGGTCGATGCTCTGATCGGAGTGAAGCTCTTTTATAAGCTCCTTAGTGTGGGACAAATTTCCCTCAAAAATCATCCCGACGCTGTTCTGCACAAAACGCTGCTTGGATGGATAGTTGCTGGGGAAATAAACAGCAATTTGAGCGTTTCCAACGTGTCGTGTCATCTTAATTTAAACTCACCATCGTCTGATATCTCTTTAACCCGATTTTGGGAGGTGGAAGAAATTCCGTCTGTTGCAATCTTATCTTCGGAAGAAAAGGCTTGTGAAGAGCACTATAAGCTCCATACCACTCGGACTGTAGAGGGTCGGTATGTAGTTCGCTTGCCGTTCAACAGCAAAAAGAGCAGACTAGGCGATTCATATTCGTCAGccttaaaaagattttttgcgCTAGAAAGGCGTTTCCAACGAGACCATGCAATCAAGCATGATTACCTCGAATTTTTGCGGGAGGATAAAGAGTTGGGTCACATGTCGGTGTCCAATGACGTATGTGAAGATCATTTAGGGTTCTATCTCCCTCATCATGCTGTCCTAAAGGACGACAGCATCACCACCAAGATCCGTGTAGTCTTCGACGGTTCTGCGAAAACATCTACGGGAATTTCCTTGAATGACACTTTAATGGTTGGTCCACAACTTCAGGATAGTTTATTTACAATACTCACTCGTTGGCGATCTCACCCTTACGTGCTCACTGCCGACGTAGAGAAGATGTACAGGTAA
- the LOC106693250 gene encoding uncharacterized protein LOC106693250: MSLDPDATIKTLGIRWTPRDDTLFYTISAPASEATTKRAILSQIAKLFDPLGLLGPIIVYAKIIMQLLWKAGLAWDESIPISIHSLWAQFRAQLSMIEELRFKRSVAFSGAVDVQLHGFCDASERAYGACIYIRSIDEAGHVRTHLVCSKSRVAPVSSLSLPRLELCAALLLSRLYDVAIKTLLLDIKDVYLWSDSTITLHWINTPPHLLKTFVANRVAEIQRLSHRCHWRHVSSQDNPADSISRGQTPAEFVANSIWQTGPSWLQCEPSTWPKGALPSIDIPEMKPIIPDRVLCMKIECGLNDLLEKYHSSHKLKRVVAYVMRFVYNARHKNHRRSDRLSLQELQQAHDLIIRITQHSAFLKEIKQLKNNGVISDNSKLIPLNPYLDEQDLLRVGGRLARSSLTKEQQHPLLLPARHYITRLIITEEHVRLKHAGTQATLYSVRQTYWPLDGRNITRKIIYRGITCFRAKPRAADHVMGILPEPRVTPSRPFLRVGVDYCGPLYIKEKRFRNRSRLKVYVAIYVCMSTKAVHLELVSDLTTEAFIGSLRRLFSRRGKSLEIYSDNATNFVGANRELNELQTLFNSEEHKNSVLSFLTSERITWHFIPPSAPHFGGLWEAAVKSFKHHLIRTVGDTLLTFEQLETCVIEIEAILNSHPISPMSSDPNDLLSLTAGHFLVGGPLTSFPQDDLTDTPSNRLSAWQHAQQLKQHF; encoded by the coding sequence ATGTCCCTGGATCCTGACGCTACCATCAAAACTCTCGGTATACGGTGGACTCCTCGGGACGACACACTCTTCTACACTATTAGCGCGCCTGCTTCCGAGGCCACTACCAAGCGTGcaattttatcacaaattgCGAAACTATTTGATCCACTAGGCCTCCTTGGCCCTATAATTGTCTATGCTAAGATAATAATGCAACTTTTGTGGAAGGCTGGACTTGCCTGGGATGAATCAATCCCGATCTCAATTCACTCACTATGGGCCCAATTTCGGGCCCAGTTGTCTATGATTGAAGAGCTGCGGTTCAAGCGCAGCGTTGCTTTCTCGGGAGCAGTCGATGTCCAATTGCATGGATTTTGTGACGCAAGCGAGCGAGCATACGGAGCATGTATCTACATCCGCTCTATCGATGAGGCTGGGCATGTTCGTACTCATCTCGTTTGTTCAAAATCACGAGTTGCCCCAGTGTCGTCACTATCATTACCTCGATTAGAGCTCTGCGCTGCGTTATTGCTTTCCAGACTCTATGACGTAGCTATTAAAACCCTATTGTTGGATATTAAGGACGTTTACTTATGGTCTGACTCGACTATCACACTTCATTGGATAAATACCCCTCCTCATCTACTAAAAACCTTCGTTGCCAATCGAGTGGCGGAGATTCAGAGGCTTTCTCATCGTTGCCATTGGCGCCACGTGTCTTCTCAAGACAATCCCGCGGACTCTATTTCGCGTGGCCAAACTCCGGCTGAGTTCGTTGCCAACAGCATCTGGCAGACTGGCCCAAGTTGGCTGCAGTGCGAGCCTAGCACTTGGCCCAAGGGAGCTCTCCCTTCAATCGACATTCCAGAAATGAAGCCTATAATTCCCGATCGCGTACTTTGTATGAAAATAGAGTGCGGACTCAATGATCTGCTCGAAAAATACCACTCTAGCCATAAATTAAAACGGGTAGTGGCTTACGTAATGCGTTTTGTTTACAACGCTCGCCATAAAAATCATCGCCGATCCGATCGATTAAGTTTACAGGAGCTACAACAAGCTCATGATCTCATAATAAGGATTACTCAGCACTCAGCCTTTCTGAAAGAAATAAAGCAACTAAAAAACAATGGAGTTATCTCCGacaatagtaaattaattccGTTAAATCCCTATCTTGACGAGCAAGATCTCCTAAGAGTAGGAGGAAGGCTGGCTCGTTCCTCGCTAACTAAGGAGCAGCAACACCCCCTGCTCTTACCAGCTCGTCATTATATAACGCGTCTTATCATAACCGAAGAACACGTGCGGCTGAAGCATGCTGGCACTCAAGCCACCCTATACTCAGTGCGTCAAACGTATTGGCCCTTAGACGGTCGCAACATTACGCGAAAAATTATCTATCGTGGCATTACCTGCTTTCGAGCGAAACCGCGTGCCGCTGATCACGTCATGGGAATCCTGCCTGAACCCCGTGTCACCCCTTCCCGTCCTTTCCTCCGTGTTGGAGTCGACTACTGCGGTCCTTTATACATAAAGGAAAAACGCTTTCGCAATCGTAGCCGATTGAAGGTTTATGTCGCAATTTACGTATGCATGTCAACCAAAGCAGTTCACTTAGAACTAGTAAGTGATCTCACCACCGAGGCCTTTATTGGCAGCCTCCGAAGATTGTTTTCAAGGCGTGGAAAATCTCTCGAGATATACTCGGATAACGCCACGAATTTCGTCGGGGCAAACCGTGAGCTTAATGAACTGCAAACATTGTTTAATTCGGAGGAGCATAAGAACTCCGTCCTAAGTTTTCTTACGTCCGAAAGGATAACTTGGCATTTTATTCCCCCCAGTGCCCCCCACTTCGGTGGGCTCTGGGAGGCCGCCGTAAAATCTTTTAAGCATCATCTGATTCGTACAGTTGGTGATACGCTGTTAACATTTGAACAGCTCGAGACGTGCGTTATAGAAATAGAAGCAATTTTAAATTCCCACCCTATTTCTCCTATGTCCTCTGATCCAAATGACCTGCTCTCCCTTACCGCTGGTCATTTCCTAGTTGGTGGCCCTCTGACAAGCTTTCCTCAGGACGACCTCACCGACACACCATCTAATCGCCTATCAGCTTGGCAACATGCTCAGCAGCTGAAGCAACATTTTTAG